The genomic DNA gattgattggttattaaattgattggttgcttgattggttggttggttgattgttggttggtagaatgattaattggttggttgctgcttgatttgttagttggtagaactgttggatggttggttgcttcacagttggttggttgcttgattggttatttggttgattggttgtttgactggttgattgattggttggtcggctggttactTGATTAGTtattttgttggttgcttgattggttgattggtagtttGCTGGAATGGTtgattatttaattattcagttgattgattgcttgattggttggttgattagttgattgcttgattggttggttggttgattgttggtcggttgcttgatgggttgatttgttgattgcttgattggtagattagttggttggttgcttgatttgttagttggtagaatgattgattgattggttggttgctgcttgatttgttagttggtagaactgttcaATGGttgatagttggttggttgcctgactggttgattgattgtgggtcggctggttagttgattagttgttttgttatttggtttattggttggttatttgattgataggttgcttgactggttggtctggttggttgcttggatggctaattggttggttgcttgattgattgattagttggttggttgctttattattggttggttggttgattggtagcatgCTTGAATGGATGGTCGTTTGTGCTCGATTTGTTAGTTTgtagaatggttggttgcttaattggttgattcgctggttggttgcttgattgcttggttgattggtagcttgcattaattgttggttgtttgattgttggttggttgcttaactggttgattagttggttgcttgattggttagtcggctggttagttgattaattgttttgttggttgcttggttgattggttaataagttgattggtagcttgcttgaatggttggttgtttgattagttagttgattgattcgttggttatttggttagttggttgctgcttgatttgttagttggaagaatggttgattggttggtttcttttttgtttattgattacttgattggttggtaatttggttgattggttgcttgactgattgattgattggttggtcggctcgttagtttatatgttgttttgttggttgcttgaatggttgattagttggttggttgaatgattgcttggttgattggttgcttcattgtttgttggttgattgattcgtTATTTAGTTGAATGGTTgcatgattggttggttggttgattgttggttggtagaatgattaattggttggttgctgctttatttgttagttggtagaactgttgaatggttggttgcttcatagttggttggttgcttgattggttggttaccctagcagcacagaagttccacataggttgctgtaactcatatgtgaccggattcagtcacaataaagttactgcaaccatttttgtctgacttgtgctactcgggtatttggatgattagttgttttgttggttgcttgaatggctgattagttggttgcttgattggctgaTTGGtggcttgcttgattggttggttgctggaatCGTTGACTAGTTAATTATTCAGttatttggttgcttgattggttgattgataagttgattggttgattagttggttggttgattgttggtcggttgcttgatgggttgattagttgttttgttgattgcttgattggtagattagttggttggttgcctggttattggttggttgcttgatttgttagttggtagaaggattgattgattgtttggttgctgcttgatttattggttggtagaactgttgaatggtttatagttggttggttgcttcattgttggttggttggttgactggttgattgattgttggtcggctggttagttgattagttgttttgttggtttcttggttgattggttaataagttgattgctaggttgcttagttatttggttgatgggttggttggttgctgcttgatttgttagttggtagaatggttgattagatggttgcttcattgttggttgattgattgattggttggtaatttggttgattgactggttgattgtttggttgcttgattggctggtcggctggttattgatatgttgttttgttcgttgcttcaatggttgcttggttggttgattaattgattcgttgcttgattgattggtagtttgcttgaatggctgattgctggattagccaatcaagcaaccaatcaactaaataaacaaccaagcaaccaacaaacaatgaagcaatcaaccaacgaattaagcaaccagccaactatcaaggaaccaactaatcaacagttctaccaactaactaatcaagcataaccaacaaatcaatcaatcaatcaactaatcaaccaatcaagaaaccaaaaaaaaaatcaactaatcaaccaattgattgttggttgccaatccaaccaaccaatcaggttatttgattgattggttgcttgcctggttgattgattggttagtcggctggttagttgatactGTTTTGTTCAACCGTTCAAGACGAGTTTaggactctccatttaattccaccaattattttgacatctttgcagatacgtatttcgaccacaactgtgtggtcgtattcagtgtctcgtacttgactcgactgttttgttgcttgcttgattagttcgtaGGTTGgataattgattgattgattggtagattgcttgattggttggttgattgattggttggttatttggttgatcggttgattggttgctgcttgatttgttagttggtagaatggttgattggttggttggttgcttgattgttgattGGTTCTCAATCTTACCAACTAAtcaggttatttggttgattggttgcttgactggttgattgattagttgcttgattggttggtcggctggttagttcatatgttgttttgttggttgcttggttgatgattagttggttggttgattggtagcttgcttaattggttgattgctggattagttgtttgattggtggttggttacttatttggttgattggttgctttacttgattgattggttgtggttatttagttgattggttgcttgattggttggtcgtttCGTTAATTGGTAAgttgtttagttgattggttaattagttggttggttgcttgattggttggttgatcgctagcttacttgattggttggttgctgcttgatttgtcaGTTGGAagtatggttgattgattggttgcttgattgttggttggttacttcattgttggttggttggttgactggttgattggttggttgcttgttggttagtaggctggttagttgattagttgttttgctgattacttggttgattggttaataagttgatttctaggttgcttgattggttagttatttggttgatgggttggttggttgctgcttgatttgttagttggtagaatggttgattggttggttgcttcattgttggttgattgattgattggtaatttggttaattggttgcttgactggttgattgattggttgcttgatgtggaatgccttcacttgtcataacaTTGTcatgacgagtttgtacaatccaatccaaccaattaacctatcaagcaactaaccaaccaattaggcaaccaaccaatcaaacgactaaccaatcaagcaaccaatcattcaaccattcaagcaagcagtgttgtgctgaatcattatcaaacgataatgattgcaattttcatgtgaaaacttttaacgtgaaaacagtaggcgagttgtcgccggcgacaacttctcacaTGTTGCACTCAAACGATagtaaacacagaattttcattcaaacattaatctttactaatatcagctaattgtcaacagtcccgttatatattctatttggcgttatggtttgATGATAGTAAGGAAAAATAGTTctaaatgtaacggtaaatgcttcaaatcaagatacgattttcaaacgattcctaatcgctggcgagtttttatcacttgataatttaaaaataagatcgcgggtgagtttgatcatcctcgattttttgaaaatttgatttttcccatccctgcaagcaagcaaccaatcaattaaaaataaatcaagcAAACCAATTAACCTatcaagcaactaaccaaccaattaggcaaccaaccaatcaaacaactaaccaatcaagcaaacaaTCATTTAAGACCacttccaatcaatcaagcaaccattaaccaatcaagcaactaacgaATCAAACAAGCtatcaatcaaccaactaacttatcaagcaaataatcatttcaccaactaacaaatcaatcaatcaaccaaccaactaaccaaTTAACCAtgcaagcaaccaacaaaacaactaatcaactaacaagccgaccaaccaaataacccaccaattaagcaaccaattAATCAAGCAGCCAACCAAttaaccaactaacaaatcaagcaccCAACCAGTCAACCAATCAAGGAACTCACCATTCTACCATTCAAGAAAGCTacgatcaatcaagcaaccaaccaactaataaagcaatcaagcaacttaGCAATCAATTAGGCAACAAACCAATCAATTAAtttatcgagctgagtcgattgatgtatTATGTGGATTTCCGGATATCCTATTAAAAGTTCGTTTTTAAGTGATCCTAAGATATGTATTCGTAATAATTaaggcacagagaacagacgttcatcttcattcgcgtgcttgtgtaaagtttgtactggtcattttaaagtatgtcgttatgctcccgttgcgcggtgctagtgtgctgataaatatggttaaaatttgccgtgttttactttttagcgctagtgttcattccgaattgctcctaggctcgctcctaggtggcagcactacattgtttatgaagtgtatgccaacgccatcacttagtggaattgagtttttatgtcgggcagcctgcgttggcggcgctgaggtgggatttaaatctttgtttagTCGTTTTTAACGAATTTtggttcgagcatccatgtctgttctctgtgattaagggccctccttagccgtgcggtaagactcgcggctacaaagcaagaccatgctgagggtggctgagttcgactcccggtgccagtctaggcaattttcggattgaagcAATTCTCGTCCAAATATTTCATATTGTACAACTTGCAAAATATTTAGTCCCAAATCATGACctgaggtaacggatgaaatTGATGCTTCTTTCGTACAATCACAGAGAAccgacatggatgctcgaacaaaatttcgttaaacacgtgtgtaaagattcaaatcacacctcagcgccgccaacgtaggctgcccgacataaaaactcaatttcacctagtgatggcgttggcatacacttcataaacaatgtagtgctgccacctaggagcgagcctaggagcaattcggaatgaacactagcgctaaaaagcaaaacacggcaaattttaaccatatttatcagcacactagcaccgcgcaacgggggcataacgacatactttaaaatgaccagtacaaactttacACAAGCAcacgaatgaagatgaacgtctgttctctgtggtacaatagtcttggcttgtaccacctacgaatttgtgcgaattgctcaatgctaatgctgatGCTAATACGGGAAAACTTGCAAAATATTACCTGACCCGCATAGTTCAAGACCATTCGACCGCCTTATCCTGTATTATCCGTGACCATTAAAAACTAAACATGAAAAATAACATTAATATCCTTTCGAAACAATAAGCCCACACTACAGTTGATTGTTTCAACAATCTGGTGGATGGTGAATCGCGATTTTACAATATGAGTAAAGGGCggttaaggtgacacgggaagcacaacccattatcaaatcgtcatcatttcagCATTGAacgcctaatttttttttctacaacaaatatgatttttaaaaagtatcaccgacgcgtgcttactcgcaacgcaatctacatgctgatacatttacagatacaccaaacaactgaaaatcgaaatacgccgctccaaagttgcgaggtgataatgctagaaagagacaaaagataggagaaataacacggtgttcagtgcctccccgagtcaccttaagttATGTTACAATAAAAAAAGCGATTTTTCGGTGCAAAAATTTTCGTGGACTTTCAAACAAATAGTTGATTTATAATCCATTTTTTGAATGGTTTACCGTATATTGTACGCTAGTTTGATCATTGAACCATAAAATTTAGCTAAATACAATAATCTTAAACGAAACTGGTTATTAATAGTGCAATAtggtaaaaaaaaccttttcctGTGTTTCCTGCAATAGTTATATGTATTattgaataatttaaaaaaatatataataaagAACACAAATGGCAAAAAGTAAGTAGATGTAACAATGTATGTTCAGCTGGAGAAACAGAAGTTTACACGTACTTATTATATGCCATTGTTTCTTTTTCAATTAAGTTTTTGTTTGCTAGTTCTAATTTTATTCAGTTTGTGCCGTACTATATGACCTACATAATGTATCCATATCGATCACGTCACGATATTGTTCGTCCATGGACATATACCACAACATCGCTTCACCCAAGATCACTTTAGTGATGTGAATCGACGTATTCAAGCTAATTAGGGGGTTTTCTGTGCGACTTGTTGTCGAGAACTGGATACcgacacgtaaaaaaataaccttatatgttatggcaaaaaaccattcgaaaatacttataatcttcattatgccacctaatgaataattcaatatcaaaaagctaataaaattcataagctaaagaaaagtataagtttcggaatgtatgcggctaatgcgatgtataagttttttcttatacatatcattaagcacCTGCTTTGGctaaaaagtattagaaatattaataataaataacattaattttttttacgtggaTGAATCGCCACCAACAATATCGTCGGAATCATTCACGGCAGCAACATTTTCTTGAATTAGCAACCGTCCATCGATATAGGCCTGTACAGCCGGAATCGTTTTGGTGGTGTGAATCGTCGACATCGAGATGATTTAAGGATTGTCCTATAGAGAAGCCAAGACTGATTGATCTCCGCTCCAGGTCAGTATTGTCGTAAATCCTAATGGTATCGCTATTGTGCTGAAATTGATataaaaaatcgtcaaaaatataactctctAAGAACTTGTATATATAATGGTAAAGTGCAACTGACCTGTTTGGAATCGCTCGAATTGGATGTTGAAGTGTTTGATGTGATGCCTTTCGCTACTATAGAGTATTCTTGTTTCGAAGAACTTACATACGACCATGCACTCCAGCTTGTAGAAAGATTGCTCCCCGAACGCGACCAGATATATTATGTTTACTGAGTACTGCTGTACGAGGAACTTCCATCAACTCTTTCCGGATGCTGCTGTTGATTAATTTTAGCTTTTTCAACAGCGTTCTATTACTTCTGGTGTCTAACATAATGTCAGTACAATTAACAACGGTGTTTTGTGAAATTGAGGATATAGGGAGGAACGTTTCCGGTGAGAAGTAATAATTGGTTGGAACATAAGTCGCAGCAGTTAAGCTGTTACTTCATTCGCTGACAACATATGATCGTTTTCGTTCCCAGGAAGAGCCTGTGTTCACAAAAATGGAACAATCGGTGTTTTCGCACGAATCGCGCATATCCTCAAACCTCTAACCTCAACTAGTTGGAACGGAGATCAGCAACACCAACACATCAGTTTAGGAGCTCTAGTCCCGATAGTTTCTGACAGTCTCTGAGACTTGGGTGCTATTGGGGTAGTTTTAAACTGATCCCATCGCGGCTGAATTGATCGACTGTAGCTTTGGCAGTGGAGCAGTTTCTGTTATCTTCATCATGCTGTTGGTACTTCTGTTTAGGTTGGCCCTTTTGCAAGGCTTGATACTTTCGgtcaaaatttcttcaatgaATGTCTGAAAGCAAGAGAAAATAGTATTCTTAGATTTTAATGTTTTCAATGTTTATACGCATTAATTCtatcattttgtttatttatataacacttaaaattcataaatttactTTCACACGGCAATCCATGAGTCACAACGTTAATGGGGAATAGTTTTGAAGAATGTTTCACTTCAAAGtcaaagaaataaatttcacttcaaagtcaaagaaataaatttcaCGCGATAAATGGGAACGATAATAGTATTTCATTATAGTTTTCTagtggaaaaataaatttcaataacaaacaacaaacaaatgaaaaaaaaacaactgagCTAAACTTTTGACAGTGAACAACGGAACAACTAGGCGCTGCAACTTTGACGTGGTGCTACGTACCTAGTTTAAGATttcaaacaataaataaaaataatttaacaatattatttattgtcaTATCAAACAGTTGTgtgcttttgaattgatatctTTCAAAAATAGCATGACAACATTGTTTATCACAATACAAGAAAATGTCGAAGAATAATTCGTTATTGTTTAAATATTTCAGTCACTTATCATTGAACATAGCCACAAGTTTTTGTATTACAGTTACATTTTGCTTTGAATCAACTTAATGGTTTGGAACATGACTCAAATTGTTTTTTGTTATGCGGGCCTCCAAGCGGTTACTCCGCCGACAAAAGGGATTACGATCATCGTCGCCTTCTATCAGATTTGTGTGTTTTTCTACCGAATTTGATTTGTAAAACATCTTCGTTAATAATTGTATACTTTTTCTGCCTCTTGGTTGattatttcaaagaaaatccgaaTACAGTAAAACGGTCCAGGTAAATCTGAGTAGACGAGCGTGATCGGGGGAGCGATCCAAGCCGGAGGCAGCGctacaaaaaatgtttcttcctatatatatatatatatatatatatatatatatatatatatatatatatatatatatatatatataaatagtcTGAATGTGTGTTCTATTCTtacccataaaaaaaaacaaagagaaTGACACAATTCCGCGAAAGTAAAGGTGCTCAATCGGAGATCCACTTTTGCGTACAATCCACCTACACCATACACACAGGCGCTTCCGCTGTCGTTGCTGGTGGGGGCAGGGTTCTCCGCCGATTGGCGTTCGTGATACTCCTGGAAGCAGGGCGCAATGCACAAGTTCGTATGGCACTCGGGACAGTGGTACTTGGTTTTCCGTCGCAGTATCCTCCTTGTGTTCCAGCAGAAATTGCAACCCAGCGCGGGACCCTCCCGTACCACCGGACAGTGGCTAGACCGTTGGCTGTCCAGGCCGGGTATTTCCTTCGATCGGCTGCTCATCTGTATGAGAAGATAGATCAACTCACTGTAAATACTGGCGTTTAAGTACAAAACAAAGgtaaattttgattcaggaaATGTTAACACTTACCAAAGGAGATGAAGCAGACCGCGACAATTCGTCGCCTTTTATGCGAATTGAACTCGGCGTTGATGAACTCAGGTCGGCAAGT from Armigeres subalbatus isolate Guangzhou_Male unplaced genomic scaffold, GZ_Asu_2 Contig2088, whole genome shotgun sequence includes the following:
- the LOC134203749 gene encoding uncharacterized protein LOC134203749 → MSSRSKEIPGLDSQRSSHCPVVREGPALGCNFCWNTRRILRRKTKYHCPECHTNLCIAPCFQEYHERQSAENPAPTSNDSGSACVYGVGGLYAKVDLRLSTFTFAELCHSLCFFLWTFIEEILTESIKPCKRANLNRSTNSMMKITETAPLPKLQSINSAAMGSV